Proteins encoded together in one Candidatus Nitrosocaldus cavascurensis window:
- a CDS encoding alkaline phosphatase family protein has translation MAVIVLALDSFDVDLLKLDEFGNTRDIYKEYHSSLLESTLPYLTPSAFVSMQTGKSVGKHGVSGFLKFDGKETKPYTGSDIKDVTFYEILHAKGKRCFLFSMPYSYPPRIAGDIVFDWLSVGAANIHECVYPSTLLEVYPELVDYELFPDKANGIYEFMLTSKRMNENAIQVIKHAIASKRYDFYFFLIRHTDWIQHTLLKQIIDGEKRKEVNVAKEVFAKVDELIRYIVSNMHSNDSLLILSDHGFKVYNERFYINDWLKEQGYLVTSEKVTYSLEKTRYPFLWDEFSSNIKTAKAPALLSKLARENKTLASIASRLKPKIEDMLNTKFVVGQPIDIEKSQAFSVEDSTGAIYVNRNLSENERESIKKEIIAKIANIKEINVYDSAAIYGKNTPYSVADIYLESSRYWIRRGLEGTIFSNMYIAHHRRQGVLTLVGEAFSNAAKNARIMDIAPTILHIMDCPIPNDMEGRVLVEALSDRYTNKQIMYSDNRIRNVDEQKQDTGLSESEQEIIEERLRRLGYI, from the coding sequence ATGGCAGTGATTGTTCTTGCATTGGATAGTTTTGATGTAGACCTTCTCAAACTAGATGAGTTTGGTAATACTAGAGATATATACAAAGAGTACCATTCGTCATTACTTGAGAGTACTCTACCATATCTAACACCATCAGCATTTGTAAGCATGCAGACAGGGAAGAGTGTTGGTAAACATGGAGTCTCTGGCTTCCTTAAGTTCGATGGTAAGGAGACAAAACCATATACTGGTTCAGATATAAAGGATGTTACATTCTATGAGATTCTACATGCAAAGGGTAAGAGATGCTTCCTATTCAGCATGCCTTATAGTTATCCTCCAAGGATAGCTGGAGATATAGTATTTGACTGGCTCTCAGTTGGTGCTGCAAATATACACGAGTGTGTTTATCCTTCAACGCTTCTAGAGGTCTATCCGGAGTTGGTAGATTATGAACTATTCCCTGATAAGGCTAATGGCATATATGAGTTCATGCTTACAAGTAAGAGGATGAATGAGAATGCTATACAGGTTATAAAGCATGCTATAGCATCGAAGAGATATGACTTTTACTTCTTCCTGATAAGGCATACAGACTGGATACAGCATACCCTACTAAAGCAGATAATTGATGGGGAGAAGAGGAAGGAGGTTAATGTAGCAAAGGAGGTATTTGCAAAGGTAGATGAACTAATCAGGTACATTGTTAGTAATATGCATAGTAATGACTCATTACTTATACTATCTGATCATGGCTTCAAGGTGTACAATGAGAGGTTCTACATAAATGATTGGCTGAAGGAACAGGGCTATTTAGTTACATCTGAAAAAGTAACCTACTCACTTGAGAAGACAAGGTATCCCTTCTTATGGGATGAGTTCTCTTCCAATATAAAGACAGCAAAGGCTCCAGCACTGCTTAGCAAGCTAGCAAGAGAAAATAAAACCTTGGCAAGCATAGCATCAAGGTTAAAGCCAAAGATAGAGGATATGCTAAATACAAAGTTTGTAGTAGGGCAACCAATAGATATTGAGAAGTCACAAGCGTTCTCTGTAGAGGATAGTACTGGAGCAATATATGTTAACAGGAACCTTTCAGAGAATGAAAGGGAGAGTATAAAGAAGGAGATTATTGCAAAGATAGCAAATATAAAGGAGATCAACGTTTACGATAGTGCAGCGATATATGGCAAGAATACACCATACTCTGTTGCTGATATCTATCTAGAGTCATCTCGTTACTGGATAAGAAGAGGGTTAGAGGGTACTATATTCTCTAACATGTATATAGCACATCATAGGAGACAAGGGGTACTTACACTTGTTGGTGAGGCATTCTCTAATGCTGCAAAGAATGCAAGGATAATGGATATTGCTCCTACAATACTGCATATAATGGATTGTCCAATTCCAAATGATATGGAGGGTAGGGTACTCGTTGAGGCACTATCAGATAGATATACCAATAAACAGATAATGTACTCTGATAATAGGATTAGGAATGTTGATGAGCAGAAGCAGGATACAGGCTTATCAGAATCTGAACAAGAGATAATAGAGGAGAGACTTAGAAGGTTAGGGTATATATGA
- a CDS encoding alkaline phosphatase family protein, whose protein sequence is MKLLVIGLDSMPADLLFSMKDELPNIGKMINNGIAGVLESCHPPITIPAWMVMMTSKSPGSLGIYGFRHRKGYSYNEGWIANSSSIKAKKVWDYLAEKGLRSCLVGVPPSYPPYPVNGNLVSCFITPSEKVDYTYPKELKQEVEKIVEGRYMFDVVFRTEDRDTILKDLYEMTEKRFKVIKYLLKKERWDYFMFVEIGVDRLHHAFWKFHDKNHPKYVPNNKYENVVREYYRFIDGKIGELIDAVDDDTCIMLVSDHGTTSMKGAFCINEWLIEKGYLVLRNYPDKVTDLDKCDVDWSKTRVWGWGGYYARIFLNVKGREAQGVIPKEEYEEFRDELAREIMSIRGPDNEQWDTKVYKPELLYRECNGDKPDLMVYFDNLYWRSAGTIGHKSLYLSENDTGPDDSVHWYDGVFILYNKSKGNGGVMLNRLSIYDVAPTVLEIMGLEPADGMEGKVIDEAVNYVNGVKVR, encoded by the coding sequence ATGAAGTTACTTGTTATAGGCTTAGACTCCATGCCTGCAGATCTGCTCTTCAGTATGAAGGATGAACTACCAAACATAGGCAAGATGATTAATAATGGTATAGCAGGAGTACTTGAAAGCTGTCATCCACCCATCACTATACCAGCATGGATGGTCATGATGACTAGCAAGAGTCCTGGTAGCCTAGGCATATATGGGTTCAGGCATAGGAAGGGTTACTCCTATAATGAGGGATGGATAGCAAACTCTTCAAGTATAAAGGCTAAGAAGGTATGGGACTATCTAGCAGAGAAAGGGTTAAGATCATGCCTTGTTGGTGTACCGCCTAGTTACCCTCCATACCCTGTTAATGGTAACCTTGTATCATGCTTCATAACCCCATCAGAGAAGGTTGATTACACATATCCTAAAGAGTTGAAGCAAGAGGTGGAAAAGATAGTAGAAGGCAGGTACATGTTCGATGTTGTATTTCGCACAGAGGATAGGGATACCATACTAAAGGATCTATATGAGATGACTGAGAAGAGGTTTAAGGTGATAAAGTACTTGCTTAAGAAGGAGAGATGGGATTACTTCATGTTCGTTGAGATAGGAGTAGATAGGCTTCATCACGCATTCTGGAAGTTCCATGACAAGAATCATCCAAAGTATGTGCCAAACAACAAGTATGAGAATGTTGTAAGGGAGTACTACAGGTTCATAGATGGTAAGATAGGTGAACTTATTGATGCTGTAGATGATGATACATGTATAATGCTTGTATCAGATCATGGGACAACAAGCATGAAGGGAGCATTCTGCATAAATGAATGGCTTATAGAGAAGGGTTATCTAGTGCTTAGGAACTATCCTGATAAGGTTACAGATCTCGACAAGTGTGATGTTGATTGGAGCAAGACTAGGGTATGGGGATGGGGAGGCTACTATGCTAGAATATTCCTCAACGTTAAAGGTAGAGAGGCTCAAGGTGTTATACCAAAGGAAGAGTATGAAGAGTTCAGGGATGAACTTGCAAGAGAGATTATGAGTATTAGAGGGCCAGATAATGAGCAATGGGATACCAAAGTATACAAACCTGAACTGCTCTATAGAGAGTGTAATGGGGATAAGCCAGATCTCATGGTATACTTTGATAATCTGTACTGGCGTTCCGCTGGTACTATAGGACATAAATCACTTTATCTATCTGAGAACGATACAGGACCAGATGATTCTGTGCATTGGTATGATGGTGTATTCATACTCTACAATAAGAGTAAAGGCAATGGAGGGGTAATGCTTAATAGATTGAGCATATATGATGTTGCACCAACAGTACTGGAGATTATGGGTCTAGAGCCAGCAGATGGAATGGAAGGCAAGGTTATAGATGAAGCAGTGAATTATGTTAATGGAGTAAAAGTGAGGTAA